From one Cyprinus carpio isolate SPL01 chromosome B3, ASM1834038v1, whole genome shotgun sequence genomic stretch:
- the LOC109101045 gene encoding gastrula zinc finger protein XlCGF8.2DB-like codes for MRIHTGESPFICQKCGKSFTQHGNLKVHMRIHTGENPFTCQQCGKSFNRKVSLERHIRIHTGEKPYTCQHCGKSFARHGNLKAHVKIHTGESSFTCQECGKSFNQKAVLNSHMRIHTGEKPYTCSQCGKNFSQHGNLKAHIKIHTGESPFICQQCGQSFKHKVSLIKHMRIHTGEKPYTCQQCGESFAQHVNLKVHMRVHTEENPYTCLQCGESFAQLGNLKVHMRVHNGEKPYTCQQCGETFAQRVNLKAHMKLHNGESPFTCQQCGKSLAHKGSFNVHMRIHTGEKPYTCQQCGKSFTQKGSLNWHMTLHTGQKHYTCPECGKSFAHHGNLKVHMVIHTGESPFTCQQCGKCFTRK; via the coding sequence atgaggattcacactggagagagtccATTTATCTGCCaaaagtgtggaaaaagttttactcaacatggaaaccttaaagttcacatgaggattcacactggagagaaccctttcacctgccaacagtgtggaaaaagtttcaatcGTAAAGTAAGTCTTGAGAGGCATataagaattcacactggagagaagccttacacctgccaacactGTGGGAAAAGTTTTGCTCGACATGGAAACCTTAAAGCCCACGTGAAAATTCACACTGGTGAGAGCTCTTTTACCTGCCAagagtgtggaaaaagtttcaatcAAAAAGCAGTCCTTAACagccacatgagaattcacactggagaaaagccttacacatgctctcAATGTGGAAAAAATTTCAGtcaacatggaaaccttaaagcCCACATAAAAATTCACACTGGGGAGAGCCCTTTtatctgccaacagtgtggacaaAGTTTCAAGCATAAAGTAAGCCTTATAaagcacatgagaattcacacaggagaaaagccttacacatgtcagcagtgtggtgAGAGTTTTGCTCAGCATGTAAACCTTAAggtccacatgagagttcacactgaaGAGAACCCTTACACATGCCTTCAGTGTGGTGAGAGTTTTGCTCAActtggaaaccttaaagtccataTGAGAGTCCAcaatggagagaagccttacacatgccagCAGTGTGGTGAAACTTTTGCACAACGTGTAAACCTTAAAGCCCACATGAAATTACACAATGGAGAGAGTcccttcacctgccaacaatgtggaaaaagtttagCTCATAAAGGAAGCTTTaacgtccacatgagaattcacactggggagaagccttacacctgccaacagtgtggaaagagtttcactcaaaaaggaagccTTAACTGGCACATGACTCTTCACACTGGACAAAAGCATTACACCTGCCccgagtgtggaaagagttttgctcatcatggaaaccttaaagtccacatggtaattcacactggagagagccctttcacctgccaacagtgtggaaaatgttTCACTCGTAAATAA